From a region of the Georgenia yuyongxinii genome:
- a CDS encoding sulfite exporter TauE/SafE family protein yields the protein MTDLLVIVGALAVGSFVKGVTGTGLPQVAVPVMAAFLGVERAVIIMSIPGVVSNLWLVVNHVKSASQSRHLLNLLFTGVIGAVVGTVALTTVDGRLLSLVLAALILVYVVLRVAAPRLHVSRRASFWLSPPIGLAAGALQGSTGISGPLLATYIHSLRLTPGAYVFSLSALFGVFSVAQVATLAGLGAYSTELLLEGLLALVPVAAFLVPGVRLGKLLDPAVFGRVVLAFLGVAAGVLVWQGLAG from the coding sequence ATGACGGATCTCCTCGTCATTGTGGGTGCCCTGGCGGTCGGGTCATTCGTCAAAGGGGTGACCGGCACCGGCCTTCCGCAGGTCGCAGTCCCCGTGATGGCGGCTTTCCTAGGCGTCGAGCGCGCGGTGATCATCATGTCGATCCCGGGCGTCGTGTCGAACCTCTGGCTCGTCGTTAACCACGTGAAGAGCGCTTCGCAGAGCCGTCACCTACTGAATTTGCTGTTCACGGGAGTGATAGGCGCTGTCGTGGGCACTGTCGCGCTAACTACGGTGGACGGCCGGCTGCTCTCGCTTGTGCTGGCTGCGCTCATCCTCGTCTACGTCGTCCTGCGTGTCGCTGCGCCACGACTGCATGTCTCGCGCCGCGCGAGCTTCTGGCTGTCGCCACCGATCGGGCTCGCGGCAGGAGCGCTCCAGGGCTCGACGGGCATCTCAGGTCCATTACTCGCCACCTACATCCACAGCCTGCGGCTCACGCCGGGCGCCTACGTCTTCTCGCTCTCTGCGCTCTTCGGCGTGTTCTCGGTGGCCCAGGTGGCGACCTTGGCAGGGTTGGGTGCCTACAGCACTGAACTTCTCCTGGAAGGGCTGCTCGCCCTGGTCCCCGTGGCCGCCTTCTTGGTGCCGGGGGTGCGCCTGGGCAAGTTGCTCGATCCGGCCGTGTTCGGACGCGTCGTGCTGGCCTTCCTGGGGGTGGCG
- a CDS encoding C-terminal binding protein: MAILGTRYRDFSIEEEQLGPLGATLISGPGGSPADILEVARGATVILAGSRPRFTAEVLAGLSCRGIVRYGVGTDSIDLEAAHRLGIAVARVSDYGTEAVAFHAVSMAVAQLRRLNEVDRSIRSGRWGFGEVRPLHEPSTLAAGVIGYGRIGRQSAAYLKALGMRVSAYDPYADIPADHDVADVSLEELLATTDVVLLHAAGRPDGRPLLDAKALGRMRPGSILVNTARGSLIDFATLVEALRAGRPARAALDVFPTEPPDLSALSDVADKVLLSPHMAWYTEESEADMRQKAAAEAARLLQGEPLADPVVEIGQLA, from the coding sequence GTGGCGATCCTCGGAACGCGGTACCGGGACTTCTCGATCGAGGAGGAACAGCTCGGCCCGCTCGGCGCAACACTCATCAGTGGGCCTGGCGGTTCGCCGGCGGACATTCTGGAGGTGGCAAGGGGTGCCACGGTCATCCTCGCGGGTTCCCGCCCCCGATTCACCGCGGAGGTACTCGCAGGTTTGTCCTGTCGCGGGATCGTCAGGTACGGAGTTGGCACCGATTCCATCGACCTCGAGGCGGCACACCGTCTCGGCATCGCCGTCGCCCGCGTATCGGACTACGGCACAGAGGCGGTGGCCTTCCACGCGGTCTCGATGGCAGTGGCCCAGTTGAGACGCCTCAACGAGGTGGATCGCTCCATCCGCAGCGGGAGGTGGGGGTTCGGCGAAGTCAGGCCCTTGCACGAACCGAGCACACTGGCGGCAGGTGTCATCGGCTACGGGCGCATCGGCCGGCAGTCGGCGGCGTACCTGAAGGCCCTGGGCATGCGGGTGAGCGCCTACGACCCGTATGCCGACATCCCCGCGGACCACGACGTCGCCGACGTCAGCCTCGAGGAACTTCTCGCCACCACCGACGTCGTCCTGCTCCATGCGGCCGGCCGCCCGGACGGAAGGCCCCTGCTCGACGCCAAGGCGCTGGGGCGGATGCGCCCAGGAAGCATCCTCGTCAACACCGCCCGTGGATCGCTCATTGACTTTGCGACATTGGTCGAGGCCCTCCGTGCAGGCCGGCCGGCTCGCGCCGCGCTCGACGTCTTCCCAACCGAACCGCCGGACCTCAGCGCCCTCAGTGACGTGGCCGACAAGGTTCTGCTGAGCCCGCACATGGCGTGGTACACGGAGGAGTCCGAGGCAGACATGCGGCAGAAAGCCGCCGCTGAGGCGGCCCGGCTGCTGCAGGGCGAGCCCCTCGCCGACCCTGTCGTGGAGATTGGACAACTGGCATGA